From Sulfuracidifex tepidarius, one genomic window encodes:
- a CDS encoding amidohydrolase family protein, producing the protein MLEVIDVNVHLGLKLFPAESPPVSFILNPSYKFACKCCVDGFYQQYLLYPEKPRLGIYNPACRVPPEVEVSRQMERGIVGFVLNPINHDYNLRDISPLVRVLEKYDLPLMVYTGKGKGNPLHLTEHLSRVPLLILIHSGYPDYVTEAEVLLREEKVLFETSLVPPEVSLRFRGRRMFGSCYPFHRINFEDRISSLMLDEKERKGYAEALIKGIS; encoded by the coding sequence GTGTTAGAAGTTATAGACGTCAACGTACATCTGGGGTTAAAGCTCTTCCCTGCTGAGAGTCCTCCAGTAAGTTTCATCCTCAACCCTTCTTACAAGTTTGCATGTAAGTGTTGCGTAGATGGTTTTTACCAACAGTACCTACTTTATCCAGAAAAACCTAGGCTAGGCATATATAACCCTGCATGTAGAGTCCCTCCGGAGGTAGAGGTCTCGAGGCAGATGGAGAGGGGAATTGTAGGTTTCGTGCTCAACCCTATCAACCACGACTACAACTTGAGGGACATATCCCCTTTAGTAAGAGTCCTAGAGAAATACGACTTACCTCTCATGGTCTACACCGGGAAAGGTAAGGGAAATCCTTTGCATTTAACTGAGCATCTGTCCAGAGTCCCCCTACTGATCCTGATCCACTCGGGATATCCGGACTACGTTACTGAAGCAGAGGTACTACTTAGGGAAGAAAAAGTACTCTTTGAGACTTCCTTGGTTCCTCCTGAGGTGTCCCTTAGGTTTAGAGGTAGGAGAATGTTCGGATCATGCTATCCGTTCCACAGGATAAACTTCGAGGACAGAATATCGTCCCTCATGCTAGACGAAAAAGAGAGGAAAGGATATGCCGAAGCCCTGATTAAGGGAATCTCATGA
- a CDS encoding sulfurtransferase TusA family protein has product MDESKVNSGKVLDLRGEPCPEPQIEVVKRLNSMKVGEVLEVVSDEEPTEYGIPSICESRGYTCNISKEGTSYRIRIVKTK; this is encoded by the coding sequence ATGGATGAAAGTAAAGTAAATTCTGGAAAAGTCCTGGACTTGAGAGGAGAACCTTGTCCCGAACCTCAAATAGAGGTCGTGAAAAGGTTAAACAGCATGAAGGTAGGAGAAGTGCTAGAGGTAGTAAGTGACGAAGAGCCTACCGAGTATGGGATTCCTTCAATCTGTGAGTCCAGGGGATACACCTGCAATATAAGCAAGGAAGGGACTTCCTACAGGATAAGGATAGTGAAGACCAAATGA
- the gapN gene encoding NADP-dependent glyceraldehyde-3-phosphate dehydrogenase, whose amino-acid sequence MEKTKSSKISLEITSNELKPILEQGETPLFKTFLAGKWVSSKEYIDVKSPIDWSTIAKVPRLSLNEVNEALDVNYEKGRWDIRNLPGEKRLKVYHRVADLLEKTREDFVNALIMNNGKIRAAANGEVDASIERLIRADLDAKKIYGDFVPGDWSSESLETEAIVTREPLGLVLAIVPFNYPLFDTVNKIVYSTVIGNAVVVKSPSSTPLPLLMLARLFELAGLPPTSFSIITVPGRDMDEIVKDKRFQVISLTGSTETGEHVIRVGGIRQYLMELGGGDPVIVLKDATFPLTAQRIATGITSYTGQRCDSVKLIFAEPEVYETLKVQLVQEISKVKVGDPRDGATTAGPIIDEKTADEWENAIDDAKKKGANILVGGKRLGPTYIEPALIEVNKSKLRDLYLFNKEVFASVAILVKVDDANEALNLANSRRYGLDASVFGNDINRIRELIRKLEVGAVYVNDAPKHGIGYFPFGGRKDSGVGREGIGYTIEYVTAMKTIVYNYKGRNVWKYM is encoded by the coding sequence ATGGAAAAAACGAAAAGTAGCAAAATCTCTCTAGAAATAACTTCTAACGAATTGAAGCCTATTCTTGAACAAGGAGAAACACCACTTTTTAAGACATTTCTTGCAGGGAAGTGGGTCTCTTCAAAGGAATACATTGACGTCAAAAGCCCCATAGACTGGTCTACGATAGCTAAGGTTCCAAGACTGTCCTTGAACGAGGTCAATGAAGCGTTGGACGTTAACTACGAGAAAGGGAGATGGGACATAAGGAACTTACCCGGTGAGAAGAGACTCAAGGTATATCACAGGGTCGCCGACCTCCTCGAGAAGACCAGGGAAGACTTCGTGAACGCGCTCATCATGAACAACGGGAAAATAAGGGCTGCAGCTAACGGTGAGGTCGACGCTTCTATAGAGAGGTTAATAAGGGCAGACCTGGACGCGAAGAAAATATACGGAGACTTCGTGCCAGGGGACTGGAGCAGCGAGAGTCTAGAAACTGAGGCCATCGTAACCAGGGAGCCCTTAGGGCTGGTACTTGCCATAGTCCCGTTCAACTATCCCCTCTTCGACACCGTGAACAAGATAGTTTACTCTACCGTGATAGGTAACGCTGTAGTAGTCAAGTCACCTTCATCTACCCCGTTACCCTTACTCATGCTGGCGAGGCTATTTGAGCTTGCAGGGTTGCCTCCGACGTCTTTCTCCATAATCACGGTACCGGGAAGAGACATGGACGAGATCGTTAAGGACAAGAGGTTCCAAGTGATCTCCCTCACGGGTAGCACGGAGACAGGGGAACACGTGATAAGGGTGGGAGGGATAAGACAATACCTCATGGAACTTGGAGGGGGAGACCCAGTGATAGTGCTGAAGGACGCTACGTTCCCCCTCACCGCACAGAGGATAGCTACAGGTATTACCAGCTACACCGGTCAGAGATGCGACTCGGTGAAGTTGATCTTCGCTGAGCCTGAGGTGTATGAAACCCTCAAGGTCCAACTAGTCCAGGAGATAAGCAAGGTTAAGGTAGGCGACCCTAGAGACGGCGCGACCACTGCAGGACCTATAATAGACGAGAAGACAGCAGACGAATGGGAGAACGCAATAGACGACGCTAAAAAGAAGGGAGCGAACATACTCGTGGGAGGGAAGAGGTTAGGTCCCACGTATATAGAGCCAGCACTAATTGAGGTTAATAAGAGCAAGTTAAGGGACCTTTACCTATTCAACAAGGAAGTCTTTGCATCAGTTGCTATACTGGTGAAAGTAGACGATGCGAACGAGGCCTTAAACTTGGCTAACTCAAGGAGATACGGTCTTGACGCTTCAGTCTTCGGAAACGACATCAACAGGATCAGGGAACTCATCAGAAAACTCGAAGTGGGCGCGGTCTACGTTAACGACGCACCCAAACACGGAATAGGCTACTTCCCGTTCGGAGGAAGAAAGGACTCTGGCGTAGGCAGAGAAGGGATAGGTTACACCATAGAATACGTGACTGCAATGAAGACGATAGTCTACAACTACAAGGGGAGGAACGTCTGGAAATACATGTAG